From Bacillus sp. FSL K6-3431, the proteins below share one genomic window:
- a CDS encoding response regulator transcription factor, translating to MASILYIEDDHEISNWVIDVLKEKGHDVLWLASGEKAVEKVSEVDIVILDVMLPGLDGFSVGRRLKTAEPGLPILMLSARTSVEDRLQGLEFADDYLTKPFYPEELLARIDVLLRRTQRYIPEKVELGHITVYPVENRIVNHEKKEEIFLTGKQHQIFQYLLRHSNQILTKEQLYEGVWKESYIDGDKSLMVHIRYLREKVEKDPANPTIIETIRGLGYRIRL from the coding sequence ATGGCAAGTATATTATATATAGAAGATGATCATGAAATTAGCAATTGGGTCATAGATGTATTAAAAGAAAAAGGGCATGATGTTTTATGGTTGGCTTCTGGAGAAAAGGCAGTGGAAAAAGTAAGTGAAGTTGATATAGTTATTTTAGATGTCATGCTCCCAGGACTAGATGGTTTCTCGGTAGGAAGAAGATTGAAAACGGCAGAGCCTGGATTGCCTATCTTAATGTTATCAGCGCGCACATCTGTTGAGGATCGGTTACAAGGACTTGAGTTTGCAGATGATTATTTAACAAAGCCATTTTATCCGGAAGAACTATTAGCCAGAATTGATGTTTTACTTCGCAGAACTCAACGGTATATTCCGGAAAAAGTCGAGTTGGGACATATAACAGTTTATCCAGTAGAAAATAGAATTGTAAATCATGAAAAGAAAGAAGAAATATTTCTTACAGGCAAGCAACATCAAATTTTTCAGTATCTGCTCAGGCATTCCAATCAGATACTAACGAAAGAGCAGTTATATGAAGGCGTTTGGAAAGAATCATACATAGATGGAGATAAATCATTAATGGTGCATATCCGTTATTTACGCGAAAAAGTGGAGAAAGATCCAGCAAATCCGACTATTATTGAAACAATACGCGGTTTAGGATATCGGATAAGGCTATGA
- the pdxK gene encoding pyridoxine/pyridoxal/pyridoxamine kinase — protein sequence MTMKKTLTLAGSDSSGGAGIQADLKTFQENGVYGMTALTSIVTMDPDNGWNHGVFPIDVSIVEQQLNTILSVGVDAMKTGMLGSVDIIELGAKKIDEHQLNNIVIDPVMVCKGEDEVLQPENTEAMRELLVPRATIVTPNLFEAWQLAKTGPIKTIDDMKEAAAKIHDLGAKNVVIKGGIGIEHDKAVDLFYDGKEFTLLKNPKLDTTYNHGAGCTFAAAITANLAKGKSVKDAVAAAKEFVSAAIEHGWKMNQYVGPVMHGAYTQFVGSARN from the coding sequence ATGACAATGAAAAAAACATTAACGCTTGCTGGATCTGATTCTAGTGGCGGAGCTGGTATACAAGCAGATTTAAAAACTTTTCAAGAAAATGGCGTATATGGAATGACTGCCCTCACTTCCATCGTAACGATGGACCCAGACAATGGCTGGAATCACGGCGTTTTTCCAATTGACGTTAGTATAGTAGAACAGCAATTAAATACAATCCTTTCAGTAGGTGTTGACGCAATGAAGACTGGAATGCTTGGTTCCGTCGATATCATTGAACTCGGCGCAAAAAAGATCGATGAACATCAGCTAAACAATATCGTCATTGACCCTGTCATGGTATGTAAAGGCGAAGACGAAGTACTTCAACCGGAAAATACAGAAGCAATGCGGGAATTGTTAGTACCGCGGGCAACAATCGTTACTCCCAACCTTTTTGAAGCATGGCAACTTGCAAAAACAGGTCCGATTAAAACAATTGACGATATGAAAGAAGCTGCAGCGAAAATTCATGATCTTGGTGCGAAAAATGTCGTTATCAAAGGTGGAATAGGCATAGAACATGATAAAGCAGTTGATCTTTTCTATGACGGAAAAGAATTCACCCTTCTGAAAAATCCTAAGCTTGATACAACATATAATCACGGTGCCGGTTGCACATTCGCAGCTGCCATTACAGCAAATCTCGCTAAAGGCAAATCAGTAAAAGACGCTGTTGCTGCCGCCAAAGAATTCGTGTCAGCTGCAATCGAACACGGCTGGAAGATGAATCAATACGTAGGACCAGTTATGCATGGTGCCTATACACAATTTGTCGGCAGTGCGAGAAACTAA
- a CDS encoding ABC transporter ATP-binding protein, producing the protein MKETIVQTNNLTKRFKGRKAVNGVNLEIQKGEIYGFLGPNGAGKTTTIRMLLGLMRPTHGSIRMFNKELTKEKLAILRKVGSLVESPSYYGHLTAKENLEALRLILNVPKARIKEVLDIVRLTEEANRPVKGFSLGMKQRLGIAASLLANPELLILDEPTNGLDPAGIHEIRELIKKMPKEHGITVVVSSHLLSEIDHMATQVGIITKGALIFQDSIDVLRQRAKSHIRIVTNDGEAAWKYLLSRGIKAEWENGAMLLEQQDNPFIARTVAELVQADFSIHRVEERKMSLEDIFLELTKEEASL; encoded by the coding sequence GTGAAAGAAACGATTGTACAGACAAATAATTTAACGAAACGATTTAAAGGACGCAAGGCAGTAAATGGGGTGAATTTGGAAATCCAAAAAGGTGAAATTTACGGATTTTTAGGACCGAACGGAGCGGGGAAAACAACAACCATCCGGATGCTGTTGGGTCTAATGAGACCAACGCATGGATCAATCCGCATGTTCAATAAAGAGCTAACGAAGGAGAAACTAGCGATCCTGCGAAAGGTCGGTTCCCTTGTTGAATCGCCATCCTATTACGGTCATTTGACAGCAAAAGAAAACCTAGAGGCTTTACGGCTCATATTGAATGTGCCAAAAGCACGGATTAAAGAAGTGTTGGATATCGTACGGCTTACGGAGGAAGCAAATCGACCAGTGAAAGGATTTTCACTAGGAATGAAGCAAAGGCTTGGTATTGCAGCTTCCCTACTTGCTAATCCGGAACTTTTAATTTTAGATGAGCCGACGAACGGACTCGATCCAGCCGGCATTCATGAGATACGAGAGTTGATTAAAAAGATGCCTAAAGAACATGGCATTACTGTCGTCGTTTCGAGCCATTTATTAAGTGAAATCGACCATATGGCAACACAAGTTGGCATTATTACGAAAGGAGCACTCATTTTTCAGGATTCCATTGATGTACTTCGTCAAAGAGCAAAAAGTCATATACGGATTGTGACAAACGACGGAGAAGCGGCGTGGAAATACTTGTTATCAAGAGGAATAAAAGCAGAATGGGAAAATGGTGCAATGCTATTAGAACAACAGGATAATCCATTTATTGCTAGAACGGTAGCAGAATTAGTTCAGGCAGACTTTTCGATTCATCGTGTGGAAGAGCGGAAAATGTCGCTCGAAGATATTTTCCTTGAATTGACCAAAGAGGAAGCAAGCCTATGA
- a CDS encoding ABC transporter permease, whose amino-acid sequence MIMRILKSDLLKLKRKWIWFLVFLGPFGVIGLQGVNYGLRYDWLVRPEYDLWNDLLINVNMLLPLTLMLGIAIISSMTASVEHQQNAWKQVLALPVTKFSVFTSKFVMNLLLLAISCLLVLIGTIILGLILKFGMDIPIKDISKNSFYPLFAALPILALQTWLSITMKNQSLPLTTGILLALLSMYIPLLLSEGYEPIMFVQIGVGMGMLLFLLGAIDFMKRDVK is encoded by the coding sequence ATGATCATGCGAATACTTAAATCGGACTTATTAAAGTTGAAAAGAAAGTGGATTTGGTTTTTAGTATTCCTTGGACCGTTTGGTGTCATTGGCCTACAGGGGGTCAATTATGGCTTACGTTACGACTGGCTTGTCAGACCTGAATACGATCTTTGGAATGATTTGCTTATCAATGTGAATATGCTGCTCCCACTCACACTAATGCTAGGGATCGCCATCATTTCATCGATGACAGCGAGTGTAGAGCATCAACAAAATGCGTGGAAACAAGTGCTGGCTCTTCCGGTAACAAAGTTCTCAGTTTTCACTTCAAAGTTTGTAATGAATTTACTTCTTCTTGCCATTTCCTGTTTACTCGTATTGATTGGGACGATTATTCTTGGTTTGATTCTGAAGTTCGGGATGGATATCCCAATTAAAGACATTTCAAAAAACAGTTTTTATCCACTGTTTGCAGCTCTACCGATTCTTGCATTGCAAACCTGGTTGTCGATAACGATGAAAAATCAGTCTTTGCCACTTACAACAGGTATATTATTGGCGCTATTATCTATGTATATCCCGTTGCTACTTTCTGAGGGATATGAACCAATCATGTTTGTGCAAATAGGTGTCGGGATGGGGATGCTGCTCTTTTTGCTAGGAGCAATTGATTTTATGAAACGGGATGTGAAATAA
- a CDS encoding YojF family protein, which produces MEVIVIEKVQHMINQFARENVFIHLETTNGAYASHQNESFFSAGAYIRNAEVCYEHGKIIGDGPYRAGLKLPIGWIYAEGLTHFEVDDLGRLLLAGHGNDGKLAVALEISKTPFE; this is translated from the coding sequence ATGGAAGTTATTGTTATCGAGAAAGTTCAGCATATGATCAATCAATTCGCACGTGAAAATGTGTTTATCCATTTAGAAACAACAAATGGCGCCTACGCTTCACATCAAAATGAATCATTTTTTTCAGCTGGGGCATATATTCGTAATGCCGAGGTTTGCTATGAGCACGGAAAAATTATCGGGGACGGACCATATCGTGCCGGATTAAAGCTTCCCATTGGTTGGATTTATGCGGAAGGCCTTACTCATTTTGAAGTGGATGACTTAGGGAGACTCTTACTTGCCGGTCACGGAAATGATGGAAAATTAGCTGTTGCACTTGAAATTAGTAAAACACCTTTTGAATAA
- a CDS encoding cache domain-containing sensor histidine kinase, giving the protein MKQGIVAKFRHSLVARYLLLILAALLFIPIAIPTFTIVWYSFEKDSETASINGVSLEKIWHREAEGLTNASPEEIKKRLDQIKKIYPESSLFWVNPVGNMEFSLPERNDIPSSWSATYTVDFMKKSYDGDPFTSVAFIGEDNNKGFIVFQIPRSELDLSENSLMNRYYYLFYAGVILLFALFIFISWLLFYRMRKRLMRLGKTMDQHESDGIPNQIKINKMDEIGQLEQSFNNMIDKLKESRGLQQEEEHLRRQLIANLSHDLRTPLTTLRGHLYTLQKESLSKQGHVSLQLIDHKIAYLGQLIDNLLSYTLLSTGKYPSKPESLYIFRAVRTITASWYPTFEREGFDMEINLPEKDDIRWQMDSSWLERVLDNVFQNIVRHAKVGGYIGIKGEVTEKGFKLLIIDHGPGFIQESENKGAGIGMAIISLMLKEMDLHWEMETDGDGTIIKISGEN; this is encoded by the coding sequence ATGAAACAAGGAATAGTTGCAAAATTTCGTCACTCGCTTGTAGCAAGATATTTGCTACTTATCCTTGCGGCGCTACTATTTATTCCCATTGCTATCCCGACATTTACAATTGTCTGGTATTCATTTGAAAAAGACAGTGAAACAGCATCAATTAATGGAGTTAGTCTGGAGAAAATTTGGCATAGAGAAGCGGAAGGATTGACCAACGCCAGTCCTGAGGAGATAAAAAAACGATTGGATCAAATAAAGAAAATCTATCCAGAATCGTCTTTGTTTTGGGTTAATCCAGTTGGAAATATGGAATTTTCTTTGCCTGAACGAAACGATATACCTTCTAGTTGGAGCGCGACATATACGGTTGATTTTATGAAAAAAAGCTATGACGGAGATCCATTTACTTCGGTAGCTTTTATTGGCGAAGACAACAACAAAGGCTTTATTGTGTTTCAAATTCCAAGAAGTGAGCTTGATCTCTCTGAAAATAGCTTGATGAATCGATATTATTATCTCTTTTATGCTGGGGTGATTTTATTATTCGCTTTGTTTATTTTCATATCATGGCTTTTATTTTACCGAATGAGAAAAAGGTTAATGAGATTAGGAAAAACAATGGATCAACATGAATCAGATGGCATTCCTAATCAAATCAAAATTAATAAAATGGATGAAATAGGACAGTTGGAACAATCTTTTAACAATATGATTGATAAGCTGAAAGAGAGCCGGGGTCTTCAACAAGAGGAAGAACACTTACGCCGACAGTTAATCGCCAATCTATCTCATGATCTGAGAACGCCGCTTACAACATTAAGGGGTCATCTCTATACATTGCAAAAAGAATCATTAAGCAAGCAAGGACACGTATCCTTGCAATTGATTGATCATAAAATCGCCTATTTGGGACAGTTGATTGATAATTTATTATCCTACACATTGCTCTCGACTGGAAAATATCCGAGTAAGCCTGAATCGCTTTATATTTTTCGGGCAGTGCGCACCATTACTGCTTCTTGGTATCCTACATTTGAAAGAGAAGGGTTTGACATGGAAATTAATTTACCTGAAAAAGACGATATCAGATGGCAGATGGATTCAAGTTGGCTTGAACGCGTATTAGATAATGTGTTTCAAAATATAGTACGCCATGCGAAAGTGGGAGGATATATCGGAATAAAAGGAGAGGTAACGGAAAAAGGCTTCAAGTTGCTTATTATCGACCACGGGCCTGGTTTTATACAAGAGTCGGAAAATAAAGGGGCGGGCATTGGCATGGCAATTATTTCTCTGATGCTGAAAGAAATGGACCTGCATTGGGAAATGGAAACAGATGGAGACGGCACAATCATTAAAATAAGTGGAGAAAATTGA
- the rsgA gene encoding ribosome small subunit-dependent GTPase A, translating into MNLQTLGWDHFFENECKIYIKEGYTAGRVALEHKRMYRVLAEDGEVLAEVSGKLRFHAAGRGDYPAVGDWVLMTLRREEGKATIHKVLPRKSKFSRKVAGVTTEEQIVATNVDTVFIVAALNSDFNVRRIERYILTTWESGANPVIVLSKADLCDDVDKKVRETEAVAIGVPIHVVSAEQKVGLEALAIYMGEGRTVALLGSSGVGKSTLVNAFTGIETLKTSEIREDDDKGRHTTTHRELIVLDQGGILIDTPGMRELQLWEADTGLSQGFSDIEELASHCKFRDCQHHGEPGCSVGEAIDEGKLDSDRYESYLKLQKELAYLNRKEDKQLALADKEKWKKITMGQKKRKK; encoded by the coding sequence ATGAATTTACAAACATTAGGTTGGGATCATTTTTTTGAAAATGAATGTAAAATATATATAAAAGAGGGATACACAGCGGGAAGAGTAGCATTAGAACATAAACGCATGTATAGAGTTTTGGCTGAGGATGGAGAAGTTCTTGCTGAAGTGTCAGGGAAACTTCGGTTTCATGCTGCGGGACGCGGTGATTATCCAGCTGTCGGTGATTGGGTCTTGATGACGCTGAGGAGAGAAGAAGGTAAAGCGACGATACACAAAGTTTTACCGCGTAAAAGTAAATTCTCACGTAAAGTCGCTGGTGTTACTACTGAAGAGCAAATTGTTGCTACGAATGTCGATACGGTTTTTATTGTAGCAGCTTTGAATTCGGACTTTAATGTTCGAAGAATTGAACGCTATATATTAACAACTTGGGAGAGTGGAGCGAACCCGGTCATTGTACTGAGCAAAGCCGATCTATGTGATGATGTAGATAAAAAGGTTAGGGAAACAGAGGCAGTAGCTATCGGAGTCCCGATTCATGTTGTCAGTGCAGAGCAGAAAGTAGGTCTTGAAGCATTGGCTATATATATGGGAGAAGGAAGGACGGTCGCACTGCTCGGATCATCTGGAGTTGGAAAGTCAACACTAGTCAATGCCTTTACCGGAATAGAAACGTTAAAAACGTCTGAAATTCGAGAAGATGATGATAAAGGTAGGCATACAACAACCCATCGCGAACTTATTGTCTTGGATCAAGGTGGTATTTTAATTGATACTCCAGGCATGAGGGAGTTGCAGCTTTGGGAAGCTGATACAGGTTTAAGCCAAGGATTTTCGGATATTGAAGAGCTAGCATCCCATTGCAAATTTAGAGATTGTCAGCATCATGGTGAACCAGGCTGTTCTGTGGGAGAAGCGATAGATGAAGGTAAATTGGACTCGGATCGATACGAAAGCTATCTCAAATTGCAAAAAGAATTAGCCTATTTGAATAGAAAAGAAGATAAGCAACTTGCCCTCGCCGATAAGGAAAAGTGGAAAAAGATCACAATGGGACAGAAAAAGCGGAAAAAATGA